In one window of Candidatus Fonsibacter ubiquis DNA:
- a CDS encoding alpha/beta hydrolase has translation MNNTKQNFFLTKNNQKIHYKFINNKSLITIIFLHGLMSDIKSKKAKFLKKFSNKNKINLLLFEYSGHGKSSGQFTDFSIKNWIEDSRSIIKNLVKKGKIILIGSGMGAWIGIMLIKHFHKRIKGFIGIAPAPDFTEELIWKKLNSFEKDNIRRNKIYKLKSSHNNFYPITKNFIYSGKKNLILNKKIKCNFKIELLHGIRDSSVPWIYSINLTKTLIAKKFKLTIIDDGDHSLSRVQDLKKLDLAIKNII, from the coding sequence ATGAATAATACAAAGCAAAATTTTTTTTTAACAAAAAATAATCAAAAAATTCATTACAAATTTATTAATAATAAAAGTTTAATCACAATTATTTTTCTCCACGGATTAATGTCTGATATTAAAAGTAAAAAAGCAAAATTTTTAAAAAAATTTTCTAATAAAAATAAAATTAATTTATTGTTATTTGAATATAGTGGACATGGTAAATCCTCGGGACAATTCACAGATTTTAGTATTAAGAATTGGATAGAAGACTCAAGGTCAATTATAAAAAATTTAGTTAAAAAAGGTAAAATAATCCTTATTGGCTCAGGCATGGGTGCTTGGATTGGGATTATGCTAATTAAACATTTTCATAAAAGAATTAAAGGTTTTATCGGAATTGCTCCTGCCCCTGATTTTACTGAAGAATTAATATGGAAAAAATTAAATAGTTTTGAAAAAGATAATATAAGAAGAAATAAAATTTATAAATTAAAAAGTAGTCACAATAATTTTTACCCTATAACTAAAAATTTTATATATAGTGGAAAAAAAAACTTAATTCTTAATAAAAAAATTAAGTGCAATTTTAAAATTGAATTATTACATGGAATTAGAGATTCATCTGTTCCCTGGATTTATTCAATAAATTTAACAAAAACTCTAATAGCAAAAAAATTTAAATTAACAATTATTGATGATGGTGATCATTCCCTGTCTAGAGTTCAAGATTTAAAAAAACTAGATTTAGCGATTAAAAATATTATTTAA
- a CDS encoding NAD-dependent epimerase/dehydratase family protein produces the protein MKKLSKSITLVCFGFGLVAKYFVKELLRNKYKIKLITTSRSKSSNNKFLNINYKNFCFDNNNFDKKILKYILNASHILVSIPPKDRKDFVIENFYNEILLNKKIKWLAYLSSTSVYGNHNGKWVDERSKLLSNNDTGINRIVAENEWLKLNRYHLVPTRIFRLSGIYSPERNIFLRLAREQVSYVKKSNHIFSRIHVADIAQVLSKSLIYSKPGEIYNVADNFPCSYDQTISYACNLMGVKIPPSENFKSPNNSDLNNFYKDSKKVSNLKIKKDLKVKLQFPSYKEGFKSILNNIFNR, from the coding sequence ATGAAAAAGCTGTCTAAATCAATTACTTTAGTTTGTTTTGGTTTTGGCTTAGTAGCTAAGTACTTTGTAAAAGAGCTGTTAAGAAATAAGTATAAAATAAAATTAATCACAACTTCAAGATCTAAAAGTTCTAATAATAAATTCTTAAATATTAATTATAAAAATTTTTGTTTTGATAATAATAATTTTGATAAAAAAATTTTAAAATATATTTTAAATGCAAGTCATATATTAGTTTCGATACCTCCAAAAGATAGAAAAGACTTTGTTATCGAAAATTTTTATAATGAAATTTTATTAAATAAAAAAATCAAATGGCTGGCATATCTTTCGTCAACAAGTGTTTACGGAAATCATAATGGTAAGTGGGTTGATGAAAGAAGCAAATTATTAAGTAATAATGACACAGGAATAAATAGAATTGTAGCTGAAAATGAATGGTTAAAATTAAATCGCTACCACCTTGTTCCAACAAGAATATTTAGATTATCAGGAATTTATTCCCCGGAAAGAAACATATTTTTACGATTAGCAAGGGAGCAAGTTAGTTATGTTAAAAAAAGTAATCATATTTTTTCAAGAATTCATGTTGCTGATATAGCTCAAGTTTTATCTAAGTCTTTAATTTACTCAAAACCTGGTGAAATTTATAATGTAGCAGACAATTTCCCATGTTCTTATGATCAAACAATATCATATGCTTGTAATTTAATGGGAGTTAAAATTCCACCTTCTGAAAATTTTAAATCACCAAATAATAGTGACCTGAATAATTTTTATAAAGACTCAAAAAAAGTTAGTAACTTGAAAATTAAAAAAGATTTAAAAGTAAAATTACAATTTCCATCATACAAAGAAGGTTTTAAAAGTATTTTAAATAATATTTTTAATCGCTAA